CGAACATCCCGAAATGAGGCAACCGTCATGGCCCACCGCACCACCGTCACCTCGATCTGGACCGCCGTCCTGGCCGCACTCGTGGCCCTCCTCGCGTCCCTCGGCTTCGGCGGCAAGGCTGCCCCGGCCGTCGCCGGTGTCTCCGCCCCCGCCGTCCCGGCCCCCGCGGCCGTCACCGCGCGCCGGGCGGCCGTCACGGCCCGGCGGACCTGGAGGGCGATGATGCGGGGAGGTTCGCTCCCGCCCACCATCAAGCAGCGGATCCGCGCCGAGGCCCATGGCAAGACCCCGTCCGTCCGCCGCTCGACCACCGCCGCCGCCATGGGAGCCGGAGCCGGAGCCGCAGTCGCAGTCGGAGCCGCAGTCGGTTCGGGTTCGCCCGCCGGAATCGTGACCGAGGTCGGAGCCCCCGCCGGCGCCGCCCGGGAAGCGCTCGCCCTCGCCGCGTAGTTCCGTCCGGAGCGTAGGACCCGTAGGACCCGTAGGACCCGTAGGACCTGTAGGACCTGTAGGACCTGTAGGACCTGTAGGACCCGTAGGACTTGTAGGACCGGTAGGACCCCGTAGGACGCGTAGGTCATGAGAGCCACGTAGGACTCGTAGGTCTCGTAGGTCTCGTAGGACTTGTATGACTCGTAGGACATGCAGGGAAGCCGTGACGAGCCGGTGTGGCAGGCGCACGAGCCGCCGTCGCTGAGCAGACGTACGGAAGTCGAGACACGAAGGCATGAAGTCCGTTATCCACAAGCGGACTTGCCGGACGTGGTCGATTGAGAGCGGGACCTGTCGCCGGCCAGTGGTGCGCGCCGAGGAGTCGGTGCGGACGGGTTCGTGCGTACAGGAGTGGTGAGAGAAGCGACCGGCGCTGGAGCCCGGACCCTCGTGGGCCGTGGAGCGCGCCGGGTGGCGCCCCTGTGTGGGGCGCGGACGGACTGCCCCGGCGGATGCCGGGGGCGTGCAGGGGGCGCAAGGCTTGGTACGGCAGGGCCGCATGCCCGGGAGACGGTGGGATCCCGGAGGGCGCGGCTCTTTTCGGCATGTCCGCACACCGTCAGTTTGGCGGAACGCTTCGCCCCTTGCGCGGCAAGGGTTTCAGCGGGCCCGGGTGGGGTGATCTGCGCCGTCGGGGGCGCGAATGAGGTTTATCCGATGTTGGTCATACTTGCGGGGGAATAGTGGTCTCCGGTCTGGTTCGCCGGGGATTCGGTGGGCAACTCTGGTTCCGCGACGTCGTCCCACACGGAACGGCCGAGGCGGTAGGCCAACTGCTCCGGCACAAGTCCCACTTCGAAGTCCCACTTCGGTTTTCTGGAGGATTCACACATGGCAAGCATCCGTACCGCCCGCGTCATCGCCACCGTCGCCGCCCTGCCCCTCGCCGTCGCCCTCTTCGGCGGAGTGGCCACGGCCGACAACGGCTCCTTCGCGAACGACGGATCGAATGCGAGCGTCGCCAGCATCATCGGCAGTGGTGTGGGCGGCAACAACAACGGGAACTCGTCGACCTCGCAGCAGGTGGCGACCGGCTCCGGTGCCTCCAACCAGAACAACACCGCGCAGGTGAACGGCTCGGCCCTCACCCCGATCCACCAGTCGAACTCGAACGTATCGGTCAACTTCCATCCCTGGTGGTAAGGGCGGCTTGACCCCTTCGGGCTGATGAGGGCGCCCGCGCGACCGGACCGGCTGGGGTCCGTCGGCGCGGGCGCCCTCGCGCGTGCCCTGCGGGCGCCGGCGCACGCCCGCCCCTTTGCGGCCTTGACACCACGGGTAAATCTGACGGACAGTCAGGTGCACTCGATGTTGTGATGCCGGGAGGCCAGTGCCGTGCACCTCGCCCCGACCGAAGGCCAGTTGAGGCTCCGCACCGAACTGCGGAACTACTTCCGCGACCTCATGCCGGACGGAGCGCCCGAGGACCCCGGCGGGCAGCGGGAACTCCTGCGCCGCATCGGAGCCGACGGGCTGCTCGGCCTCGGCTGGCCCGTCGAGTACGGCGGCCAAGGCCGGGGAGCGGAAGAGCAGTTCGTCTTCTTCGACGAGGCATACCGGGCCGGCGCACCGGTCTCCATGGTCACGCTCAACACGGTCGGGCCGACCCTGATGAAGTACGGGACTCCGGAGCAGAAGGACTACTTCCTGCCCCGGATCCTCGCCGGCGAGCTCGTCTTCGCCATCGGCTACTCGGAGCCCGAGGCGGGTACCGACCTCGCCGCGCTCCGTACCCGCGCCGTGCGCGACGGCGGCCCGGACGGGGACTGGGTGGTCGACGGGCAGAAGATCTTCACCTCCAACGCGCAGAACGCGGACTGGATCTGGCTGGCCTGCCGCACCGACCCGCAGGCTCCCAAGCACAAGGGCATCTCGATCGTCCTGGTGCCCACACAGGCACCAGGGTTCTCGTGGACCCCCATCGAGACGGTCGGCGGCCTCACGACCACCGCGACGTACTACGACGCGGTGCGCGTGCCCGCCGGCCACCTCGTCGGTCCGGAGCACGGCGGCTGGGGCCTGATCACCAACCAGCTCAACCACGAGCGCGTGGCCCTCGCCGCCATCGGCATGCAGGCCGAGGACTTCTACGACGCCGCCCTCGTCCACGCCCGCACCCCGGACCCGGCCACCGGAGCACGGCCCGCCGATCTCCCCTGGGTACGGTCGCGCCTCGCCGAGGCGCACGCCCGGCTGGCCGCCGTACGCCTCCTGAACTGGCGGCTGGTCCAGGACGTCGGCGGCGGCGACCTGGCGCCGGGGGACGCGAGCGGTGTGAAGTTCCTGGGCACCGAGTCGACCGTCGAGGTGTACCGGATGTGCCAGGAGGTGGTGGGCGAGCAGGCCCTGATCCGGGGCCCCGGGGCGGAGGCGTTCGGGGGCGGCGAGCTGGAGCGGATGAACCGGGCCGCCCAGATCAACACCTTCGGCGGCGGGGTCAGCGAGGTCCAGCGCGAGATCGTCGCCATGATGCGGCTCGGCATGAAGGGGAGGAAGCGATGACGGCGGACGCGGCCGGCGGGGGCGGGTCGGACGGAATACCCGGCACGGTCGGAGCGAGCGGTCCGGGCAGTACGGGAGCTGCGGCTCGGCCAGGTGGTGCGGGTGGTGCAGAGGGCACGCGCGGGCCCGGGACACCAGAGGCACCAGGGTCACCAGAGGTACCTGGGGCACCGGCGACGGCCCCGGGCTCCGCGGTCCGGGAGGGCTTCGGCGACGCGGGTCCGGTGGACGGGGTGGCGCGCGAGCGCGCGGCCGGTGTTCCGGGCGGGCCCGAGGCCGGGCCCGCGGACCCGTTCCACCGGCGGTTGGCCGCCTTCGAGGGGTCTGCGGCGGCGATCGGCGGCCGCGGCAAGGACCCCGTGAACGCTCCGATGATCCGCCACTGGTGCGAGGCGGTGGGCGACGCCAACCCGGCCTACACGGGCCCGGACGCCATCGCTCCGCCGACCATGCTCCAGGCCTGGACGATGGGCGGCCTCTCCGGCCACGGCGACCGCACCTCCGCCTACGACGAGTTGCTCGCGCTCCTCGACGGAGCCGGATACACCTCCGTGGTCGCGACCGACTGCGAGCAGGAGTACCGGCGCCCGCTCCGCCCCGGCGACACGGTCGCCTTCGACGCCGTCATCGAGTCCGTGTCGCCCCGCAAGACGACCAGACTGGGCACCGGCCACTTCGTCACCACGCGCATGGACGTCCGGGTCGACGGCGAGCTCGCCGGTACGCACCGCTTCCGCATCCTCAAGTACGCACCGGCCGCCCGCCCGGACGGGCGGGCCCGTAGCGCCGAGCGGCCCGCGTCCGGTGCCCGGCCCCGGGCGAGCCGTCCCCGGCCGGTGGTCAACCGCGACAACCAGGGCTTCTGGGACGGGGTGCGCGACCGCAAGCTGCTGATCCAGCGCTGCACCGGCTGTTCCGGCCTCCGTTTCCCCTGGCTGCCCGGCTGCCATGCCTGCGGCTCCCCGGCCTGGGACACCGTCGAGGCCTCCGGCGCGGCCACCGTCTTCAGCTACGTCGTCATGCACCACCCGCCCTTCCCGGCCTTCGACCCGCCGTACGCGGTCGCGCTCGTCGAGCTCGCCGAGGGCGTCCGGATGGTCAGCAACATCACCGGTGTCCCGTACGACAAGGTCCGCATCAGCCTGCCCGTCCAACTGGAGTTCCTGACCGTCGACGACGGTCTCGTACTCCCCGTCTTCCGCGGGAGCGAGGCCTGATGGACTTCCACCCCACCGAGGAGCAGGCCGCCGCGGCCGGCCTCGCCGCACGGATCTTCGGCGACCTCGCCACGCACGAACGCCTCGCCGCCGCCGGCACCGGCAGCGACGCCGAGCTGTGGAAGGCACTCACCGCGGCCGGGCTGCCCGCCGCCGTGGAGGACATCGGCCTGCTCGGCCTGGTCCTGCTCCTGGAGGAGCAGGGCCGTAGCACCGCGCAGGTCCCCTTCGCCGCCACCTGCGCCTACGGGGTGCTGCCCGTCGCCGCGCACGGCACCGTCGAGCAGCGCGCCCGGCTGCTCCCGGCCCTGGGCACCGGCGAAGCCGTGGCCACCGGAGCGTTTCCGAACCGCGGCCGGATCACCGCCGATCGCGGTCCCCTGGCCGCCGCCACCGCCGACACCGGCCGCCGCACCGCACAGGGCGGCGTCCGGCTCACCGGAACGGCCCCGGCCGTGCCCTGGCTGCGCGAGGCCACCCACGTACTGGTGCCGGACGCCGACGGCGGGCTGTGGATCGTGCGCACCGACGCACCCGGCGTCCGGACCGCCCCGGTGGAGACCACCGCCCCCTGGTCGGCCGGCCGGCTGACACTGACCGCCGCCGAAGCCGAGCCCCTCGGCGCCGCCGGGGCCTACGAGGCCGTGCTCGCGACCGCCCGTACGGCCTTCGCCGGACTCCAGGCGGGCGTCTGCGCGGGGTCGCTCGCCCGGGCGGTGGAGTACACGGGCGTCCGAGAGCAGTTCGGCCGGCCCCTCTCCACGAACCAGGGCGTGATGCTGCGCGCGGCCGACGCGTACATGGACACCGAGGCGATCCGGGTCACCACGTACGAGGCGGCCTGGCGCGTCGACGAGGGCCTGCCCGCGCGCGAGCACGCGCTGACGGCGGCCTGGTGGGCCTCGGAGGCGGGCAAGCGGGTCGTGCACGCCGGCCAGCACCTGCACGGCGGGATGGGCGCCGACCTGGAGCACCCCGTCCACCGGCACTTCCTCTGGGGGCGGCAGCTGGACGCCTACCTGGGCTGCGGCAGCGAACTGCTGGCCGAGCTGGGCGACGCACTCGCGCAGGAGGGCTGAGACATGCGGGGTGCCGGAGACGCCGAATGCACCGAACACACCGAAGAGATCGAATACATCGAACACACCGAGGACACCGAGGACGCGGGAGACGCAGGGGCCATGGCAGTCGGCGCGATACGGATCGGCACGGAGCTGCCACCGCTGGAGATACCGGTCACCCGCACGCTGATCGTCGCGGGCGCGATCGCCTCCCGCGACTACCAGGACGTGCACCACGACGCGGAACTGGCCCGGGAGAAGGGCTCCCCGGACGTCTTCATGAACATCCTGACCACCAACGGCCTGGTCGGCCGCTACATCACCGACCACCTCGGCCCCCGGGCCGTCCTGCGCAAGGTGGCCATCCGCCTCGGCGCCCCCAACTACCCGGGCGACACGATGACCCTCACTGGTACCGTCACCGCGCTCGACGGGGACACCGCGCAGGTCCGGGTGGTCGGCGCCAACGGCATCGGCCACCACGTCACCGGCACGGTCACGGTCACGCTGGCCCCGGGGAGCCCGGCATGAGCGCCCGCACCCGCGACGAGCTCGGCGGCCGCGCCGCGATCGCCGGCATCGGCGCGACCGAATTCTCCAAGGACTCCGGGCGCAGCGAGCTCACCCTCGCCGTCGAAGCCGTGCACGCGGCCCTCGACGACGCCGGGCTCACCCCGGCCGACGTCGACGGCATGGTCACCTTCACCATGGACACCAGCCCCGAGATCACCGTCGCCCAGGCGGCCGGGATCGGGGAGCTCTCCTTCTTCTCCCGCATCCACTACGGCGGCGGCGCGGCCTGCGCCACCGTGCAGCAGGCCGCCCTCGCCGTCGCCACCGGGGTCGCGGAGGTCGTGGTCTGCTACCGGGCCTTCAACGAGCGCTCCGGGCGCCGCTTCGGCTCCGGCGTCCAGCAGCGCGAGCCCTCGGCGGAGGGTGCGGCCCTCGGCTGGTCGCTGCCGTGGGGTCTGCTGACACCCGCGTCCTGGGTGGCCATGGCCGCACAGCGCTACCTGCACGCGTACAACCTGACGCCCGAGGCCTTCGGGCACGTCGCCGTCACCGACCGCAGGCACGCCGCGAACAACCCCGCCGCCTACTTCCACGGCAAGCCCATCACCCTGGCCGACCACGCGGCCTCGCGCTGGATCGTCGAACCCCTGCGGCTGCTGGACTGCTGCCAGGAGACCGACGGGGGCCAGGCCCTCGTCGTCACCACGGCAGAGCGGGCCCGAGACCTGCGGCAGGCACCCGCCGTGATCACGGCGGCCGCGCAGGGCGCCGGACGCCGCCAGGAGGCCATGACCTCCTTCTACCGCGACGGCCTCACCGGCCTGCCGGAGATGGACGTGGTCGCCCGCCAGCTGTGGCGCACCAGCGGACTGCGGCCCTCGGACATCGACGTCGGCATCCTCTACGACCACTTCACCCCCTTCGTGCTGATGCAGCTGGAGGAGTTCGGCTTCTGCCGTCCGGGCGAGGCCGCGGATTTCGTCGCCGCCGACGCGCTGCCGCTCAACACCCACGGAGGCCAGCTCGGCGAGGCCTACCTGCACGGCATGAACGGCATCGCCGAGGCCGTCCGCCAGCTGCGCGGCACCTCCGCCAACCAGGTGCCGGCAGCGGAGCACGTCCTGGTCACGGCCGGGACCGGGGTCCCGACCTCCGGTCTGATCCTCGGCTCCGACGGCTGAGACCCCGGCTGCGGCGGGCTCCGCCCTCCTCCACCTTCAGGAGGTGGAGCCCGCGCCGCCCCTACAACCTGAGGTGGACCCCCCTTCGGCACCTGCGGCCGATCCCAGGGAGCGGCCGCGCTCCTAGCGTGGAGACATGACCACCCCTGTGTGCACGCTCGCCTCGAATCCGACGCCGTACCCGTCGTTCTCGGCGTACGTCCGGACCCGGGGCACGGCCTTGATGCGCACCGCGCGCTCCCTGACAGCCAACCCCTGTGATGCCGAGGACCTGCTCCAGACGGCGCTCACGAAGACGTACGTCGCCTGGGACCGGATCGAGGACCACCGGGCACTGGACGGCTACGTCCGTCGGGCCCTGGTCAACACCCGCACCTCCCAGTGGCGCAAGCGCAAGGTCGACGAGTTCGCCTGCGACGAGCTTCCCGAGACCGACGAGCCGCCGGCCGCCGATCCCGCGGAGGCCCAGGCGCTGCGGGACGCGATGTGGCGCGCGGTGACCCGGCTCCCCGACCGGCAGCGTGCCATGGTCGTCCTGCGCTACTACGAGGACCTGAGCGAGGCGCAGACCGCCGAACTGCTCGGGGTCTCGATCGGCACGGTGAAGAGCGCCGTGTCCCGCGCGCTGGTCAAGCTGCGCGACGACCCCGAGCTCACCCCGGTCCGCTGAGCGCGCCCGACGCGGCGGTGCGCCGGTCGGCCGCACGCTGTTTCACGTGAAACAGCGGTCCGTGTTTCACGTGAAACACGGACCGTCGCACGTTTCACGTGAAACATCCGGGGTCGTTTCTACTCTCGGGTAGTGACATGCCGACCGGTACGTGCGCAGAATCGGCAGCATCCGAAGCCGCCGCAGCGCCGCAGCGCTCACTGGGAGGACGCTTTGCTGAGCACCATGCAGGACGTACCGCTCCTCGTCACCCGCATACTTCAGCACGGGATGACGATCCACGGAAAGTCCCAGGTCACGACCTGGACCGGGGAGGCCGAGCCGCACCGCCGCAGCTTCGCCGAGATCGGTGCCCGCGCCACCCGCCTCGCGAACGCCCTGCGCGACGAGCTCGGAGTCCGCCAGACGGACCGGGTCGCCACGCTGATGTGGAACAACTCCGAACACGTCGAGGCCTACTTCGCGATCCCGTCGATGGGCGCGGTCCTGCACACGCTGAACCTGCGGCTCCCTCCCGAGCAGCTCGTCTTCATCGTCAACCACGCCGCCGACCGGGTGGTGCTGGTCAACGGCACGCTCCTGCCGCTGCTCGCCCCGCTGCTGCCGCACCTGCCGACCGTCGAACACGTCGTGGTCTCCGGCGTCGGCGACCGCTCCGCGCTCGACGGGCTGGAGGTGCGCCTGCACGAGTACGAGGACCTCCTCGCGGGCCGCCCCGACACCTACGACTGGCCCGAGCTGGACGAGCGGCAGGCCGCCGCCATGTGCTACACCTCCGGCACCACCGGGGACCCCAAGGGCGTGGTCTACTCGCACCGCTCGATCTACCTGCACTCCATGCAGGTCAACATGGCCGAGTCGATGGGACTGACCGACAAGGACACCAGCCTCGTGGTCGTGCCCCAGTTCCACGTGAACGCCTGGGGGCTGCCGCACGCCACCTTCATGACCGGCATCAACATGCTGATGCCGGACCGCTTCCTGCAGCCCGCCCCGCTCGCCGAGATGATCGAGCGGGAGAAGCCGACGCACGCCGCGGCCGTGCCCACCATCTGGCAGGGACTGCTGGCCGAGGTCACCGCCAACCCGCGCGACCTCACCTCCATGAAGCAGGTCACCATCGGCGGCGCGGCCTGCCCGCCCTCCCTGATGGAGGCGTACGACAAGCTCGGCGTGCGCCTCTGCCACGCCTGGGGCATGACCGAGACCTCCCCGCTCGGCACGATGGCGCACCCGCCGGCCGGCCTGAGCGGCGAGGAGGAATGGCCGTACCGGATCACCCAGGGCCGCTTCCCGGCGGGCGTCGAGGCCCGGCTGGTCGGGCCCGGCGGCGACCACCTTCCCTGGGACGGTGAATCGGCGGGCGAGCTGGAGGTCCGCGGCACCTGGATCGCGGGCGCCTACTACGGCGGGGCCGCCGCGGAGCCGGTCCGCCCCGAGGACAAGTTCAGCGCCGACGGCTGGCTCAAGACCGGCGACGTCGGTGTGATCAGCTCCGACGGCTACCTGACCCTCACCGACCGGGCCAAGGACGTCATCAAGTCCGGCGGCGAGTGGATCTCCAGCGTGGAGCTGGAGAACGCGCTGATGGCGCACCCGGAGGTCGCCGAGGCGGCCGTCGTCGCCGTCCCGGACGACAAGTGGGGCGAGCGTCCGCTGGCCACCGTCGTCCTCAAGGAGGGCGCGACCGTGGACTACGCCGCGCTGCGCGCGTTCCTCGCCGGGTCCATCGCCAAGTGGCAGTTGCCGGAGCGCTGGACGCTGGTCGAGGCGGTGCCGAAGACCAGCGTCGGCAAGTTCGACAAGAAGGTGATCCGCAAGCAGTACGCGGACGGCGCGCTGGACGTCACCACGCTGTCCTGACCCCTGACCCCTGACCCCTGACCCCTGACCCCCGACCTCCGCGGCTCCGGTCCGGTTCAGCCCTTCGTGAGCCAGGACCGGAGCAGCCTGCTGACGGCGGGCATGGCCGCGTAGGTCATCAGGGTGCTGAAGACGACCGCGAACGCGGCCGTCCGCAGGACGAAGTTGACGTCCACCAGGTACGGCCCGAGCACCGCGTTGCCGACCAGCGAGATCGGGAAGATGGCCAGCCCGGAGCTGATCGCCATCTTCCACCGCGGCGGCGCGGGCCGGGTCGTACCCGGCTTCGCGAACCACGTCTCCATGCCCTGCAGTTCGCGCCGGGCTATCTCCGTGTGGTGGTGGCCCAGGCAGTTGGAGAACCACTCGGCCCGCTCCGCCGAGTCCTGCCAGCGCCGGAACGCCGCCTGATCGCGGAAGCGGTGCACCAGGAACCACGGCCCGCCCTCCACCGCCGGGCGGAAGAGCCCGTACCCGAGGTGGTCGGGGAACCGCGCGGCCGTCTCCAGGATGCCGTGGGCCCAGGCCTCGAACGTCTCCTCGTGCCCGGGCTCCACCTGCCGCGCGATCAGCAGGTTCACCTCCCCGTTGTCGGCGGGGACGGTCTGCTCGTTCGTCTGGGTGATGGCCATCGGGCCAGGATGACTAGTTGGTCCCGATCTTGGCCAGCAGGTCCACGATGCGGCCCTGCACGTCGGCGGAGGTGGCCCGCTCGGCGAGGAAGAGGACGCTCTCGCCGGAGGCCAGCCGCGGCAGTTGGGCCCGGTCGATGCCGGTCGCCGTGTAGACGACCAGCGGTGTCCGGTTCAGCTGCCCGTTCGCGCGCAGCCAGTCCACGATCCCGGCCCGCCGGCGGCGCACCTGCATCAGGTCCATGACGACCAGGTTGGGCCGCATCCGCGTGGCCAGCTCCACGGCGTCGGTGTCGGCGCCCGCCCGCGCGACCTGCATCCCGCGCCGCTCCAGGGCGGCGGTCAGGGCGGTCGCGATCTCGTCGTGCTCCTCGATCAGCAGCACCCGGGAGGGGTGCTGTTCGCTGTCGCGGGGCGCGAGCGCCTTGAGCAGGACGGCCGGGTCGGCGCCGTACGCCGCCTCCCGCGTGGCGTGCCCCAGCCCGGCCGTGACCAGGACGGGCACCTCGGCGGCCACCGCGGCCTGCCGCAGCGCCTGCAGGGCGGTACGGGTGATCGGCCCGGTCAGCGGGTCCACGAACAGCGCGGCGGGGAACGCGGCGATCTGCGCGTCCACCTCCTCGCGGGAGTGCACGATCACCGGACGGTAGCCGCGGTCGCTGAGCGCCTGCTGGGTCTGCACGTCCGGCGCGGGCCACACCAGCAGCCGGCGCGGGTTGTCCAGCGGCTCCGGCGGCAGCTCGTCGTCCACCGGCCGCGGTACGGGCCGGTTGACCACCTCGACGGCGCCGCCCGGGCCGTCCAGCGGCTCGGGACCCTCGTCGGAGCCCGCCTCGGGAGCCCCTATGGCGAACGCCCGGCCCTGCGGCGCGGGCTCGGCGAGGCGGCGCCGACGGCCCGAACCCGTGCCGTTCGGGTCCACCGAGACGCCCTGGCCCAGGGTGCCGAGGGCCCGCACGCTGATCGGTTGCGCCGCCTGACCCTCTTCCGGCGCGCCCTGCGGCTGCCGGGCCCCGGGGACCGGGGTGGCACCGGAGGCGTCCTCGTCCTCGGCGGCCGTCCGCGCCGCTGGGGCCGGCCAGGCCGGTGTCGCCGGGAGGGCACGCCGACGCCCGGTCGGCGTGACGGGCTCCGCCACGGCGTCGGCGCTCGGTGCGGCGGCCTCGGGCTCGGCCCCGGGCGCGCCCAGCACCCGGCGTCCGCGCCGTCCGCCGGGCGCGTCGGAGTCCGCCTCGGCGGGAGCGGGAGCCGGGTCGGCCGCAACGGGAGCCGGCGGGGCGGGCGGAGCCGGCGTGGGACCGGCCGGCAGGGCGAAGCCGCCTTCGGGGGCGATGGGCCGGGAGGGCGCCTGCCCCGGAGCGGACGCCGACCGCAGCCCCGTCGCCGGCACGGGGCCCGCGGGCTGCGCGGGAC
Above is a window of Streptomyces subrutilus DNA encoding:
- a CDS encoding DUF6344 domain-containing protein, which produces MAHRTTVTSIWTAVLAALVALLASLGFGGKAAPAVAGVSAPAVPAPAAVTARRAAVTARRTWRAMMRGGSLPPTIKQRIRAEAHGKTPSVRRSTTAAAMGAGAGAAVAVGAAVGSGSPAGIVTEVGAPAGAAREALALAA
- a CDS encoding acyl-CoA dehydrogenase family protein — translated: MHLAPTEGQLRLRTELRNYFRDLMPDGAPEDPGGQRELLRRIGADGLLGLGWPVEYGGQGRGAEEQFVFFDEAYRAGAPVSMVTLNTVGPTLMKYGTPEQKDYFLPRILAGELVFAIGYSEPEAGTDLAALRTRAVRDGGPDGDWVVDGQKIFTSNAQNADWIWLACRTDPQAPKHKGISIVLVPTQAPGFSWTPIETVGGLTTTATYYDAVRVPAGHLVGPEHGGWGLITNQLNHERVALAAIGMQAEDFYDAALVHARTPDPATGARPADLPWVRSRLAEAHARLAAVRLLNWRLVQDVGGGDLAPGDASGVKFLGTESTVEVYRMCQEVVGEQALIRGPGAEAFGGGELERMNRAAQINTFGGGVSEVQREIVAMMRLGMKGRKR
- a CDS encoding bifunctional MaoC family dehydratase N-terminal/OB-fold nucleic acid binding domain-containing protein, with the translated sequence MARERAAGVPGGPEAGPADPFHRRLAAFEGSAAAIGGRGKDPVNAPMIRHWCEAVGDANPAYTGPDAIAPPTMLQAWTMGGLSGHGDRTSAYDELLALLDGAGYTSVVATDCEQEYRRPLRPGDTVAFDAVIESVSPRKTTRLGTGHFVTTRMDVRVDGELAGTHRFRILKYAPAARPDGRARSAERPASGARPRASRPRPVVNRDNQGFWDGVRDRKLLIQRCTGCSGLRFPWLPGCHACGSPAWDTVEASGAATVFSYVVMHHPPFPAFDPPYAVALVELAEGVRMVSNITGVPYDKVRISLPVQLEFLTVDDGLVLPVFRGSEA
- a CDS encoding acyl-CoA dehydrogenase family protein; amino-acid sequence: MDFHPTEEQAAAAGLAARIFGDLATHERLAAAGTGSDAELWKALTAAGLPAAVEDIGLLGLVLLLEEQGRSTAQVPFAATCAYGVLPVAAHGTVEQRARLLPALGTGEAVATGAFPNRGRITADRGPLAAATADTGRRTAQGGVRLTGTAPAVPWLREATHVLVPDADGGLWIVRTDAPGVRTAPVETTAPWSAGRLTLTAAEAEPLGAAGAYEAVLATARTAFAGLQAGVCAGSLARAVEYTGVREQFGRPLSTNQGVMLRAADAYMDTEAIRVTTYEAAWRVDEGLPAREHALTAAWWASEAGKRVVHAGQHLHGGMGADLEHPVHRHFLWGRQLDAYLGCGSELLAELGDALAQEG
- a CDS encoding MaoC family dehydratase — protein: MAVGAIRIGTELPPLEIPVTRTLIVAGAIASRDYQDVHHDAELAREKGSPDVFMNILTTNGLVGRYITDHLGPRAVLRKVAIRLGAPNYPGDTMTLTGTVTALDGDTAQVRVVGANGIGHHVTGTVTVTLAPGSPA
- a CDS encoding lipid-transfer protein, whose product is MSARTRDELGGRAAIAGIGATEFSKDSGRSELTLAVEAVHAALDDAGLTPADVDGMVTFTMDTSPEITVAQAAGIGELSFFSRIHYGGGAACATVQQAALAVATGVAEVVVCYRAFNERSGRRFGSGVQQREPSAEGAALGWSLPWGLLTPASWVAMAAQRYLHAYNLTPEAFGHVAVTDRRHAANNPAAYFHGKPITLADHAASRWIVEPLRLLDCCQETDGGQALVVTTAERARDLRQAPAVITAAAQGAGRRQEAMTSFYRDGLTGLPEMDVVARQLWRTSGLRPSDIDVGILYDHFTPFVLMQLEEFGFCRPGEAADFVAADALPLNTHGGQLGEAYLHGMNGIAEAVRQLRGTSANQVPAAEHVLVTAGTGVPTSGLILGSDG
- a CDS encoding SigE family RNA polymerase sigma factor; this translates as MTTPVCTLASNPTPYPSFSAYVRTRGTALMRTARSLTANPCDAEDLLQTALTKTYVAWDRIEDHRALDGYVRRALVNTRTSQWRKRKVDEFACDELPETDEPPAADPAEAQALRDAMWRAVTRLPDRQRAMVVLRYYEDLSEAQTAELLGVSIGTVKSAVSRALVKLRDDPELTPVR
- a CDS encoding long-chain fatty acid--CoA ligase, coding for MLSTMQDVPLLVTRILQHGMTIHGKSQVTTWTGEAEPHRRSFAEIGARATRLANALRDELGVRQTDRVATLMWNNSEHVEAYFAIPSMGAVLHTLNLRLPPEQLVFIVNHAADRVVLVNGTLLPLLAPLLPHLPTVEHVVVSGVGDRSALDGLEVRLHEYEDLLAGRPDTYDWPELDERQAAAMCYTSGTTGDPKGVVYSHRSIYLHSMQVNMAESMGLTDKDTSLVVVPQFHVNAWGLPHATFMTGINMLMPDRFLQPAPLAEMIEREKPTHAAAVPTIWQGLLAEVTANPRDLTSMKQVTIGGAACPPSLMEAYDKLGVRLCHAWGMTETSPLGTMAHPPAGLSGEEEWPYRITQGRFPAGVEARLVGPGGDHLPWDGESAGELEVRGTWIAGAYYGGAAAEPVRPEDKFSADGWLKTGDVGVISSDGYLTLTDRAKDVIKSGGEWISSVELENALMAHPEVAEAAVVAVPDDKWGERPLATVVLKEGATVDYAALRAFLAGSIAKWQLPERWTLVEAVPKTSVGKFDKKVIRKQYADGALDVTTLS
- a CDS encoding antibiotic biosynthesis monooxygenase, which gives rise to MAITQTNEQTVPADNGEVNLLIARQVEPGHEETFEAWAHGILETAARFPDHLGYGLFRPAVEGGPWFLVHRFRDQAAFRRWQDSAERAEWFSNCLGHHHTEIARRELQGMETWFAKPGTTRPAPPRWKMAISSGLAIFPISLVGNAVLGPYLVDVNFVLRTAAFAVVFSTLMTYAAMPAVSRLLRSWLTKG